A genomic stretch from Phycisphaerae bacterium includes:
- a CDS encoding SMP-30/gluconolactonase/LRE family protein yields MNRVRQSVVVLSVSLAAGCAAAGQRGVTAPGASVERLSREFEFTEGATCDAEGNVYFTDQPNDRIMRWSVDGRLSVFMKPSNRSNGMMFDTKGNLYSCADEKNELWMITPDKKVTVLVKEYKGKLLNAPNDVWLRPDGGLYFTDPWYKRDWWKRGPQEQEVEGVYYLAPHREEDKPGAPRQLTRVIDDLKTPNGITGTPDGKTLFVSDLGAQRTYVYDIRPDGSLTNKRLFCQMGSDGMTIDSEGNVYLTGKGVTVFDKAGNQIDHIDVPEEWSANVCFGGKHRRTLFITAGKGLYAVKMRVKGVNDKGGK; encoded by the coding sequence GTGAACCGAGTCAGGCAGTCAGTAGTTGTCCTGTCAGTTTCGCTTGCGGCTGGATGTGCGGCGGCTGGGCAGCGGGGCGTGACCGCGCCGGGTGCGAGCGTCGAAAGACTATCGAGGGAGTTTGAGTTTACCGAAGGGGCAACCTGTGACGCCGAAGGCAACGTCTATTTCACCGACCAGCCCAATGACCGCATCATGAGATGGAGTGTCGACGGCAGGCTTTCTGTGTTCATGAAGCCGAGCAATCGATCCAACGGCATGATGTTCGACACAAAGGGAAACCTCTATTCCTGCGCGGACGAGAAGAACGAACTCTGGATGATCACGCCGGACAAGAAAGTGACCGTGCTGGTGAAGGAGTACAAGGGCAAGCTGCTCAACGCGCCCAACGACGTGTGGCTGCGGCCCGATGGCGGTCTCTATTTCACCGACCCGTGGTACAAACGAGACTGGTGGAAGCGCGGGCCGCAGGAGCAGGAAGTGGAAGGCGTCTACTACCTCGCACCGCATCGCGAGGAGGACAAGCCCGGCGCGCCGCGGCAACTCACCCGCGTCATTGACGATCTCAAGACGCCCAATGGCATCACCGGCACCCCGGACGGCAAAACGCTCTTTGTCTCCGACCTGGGAGCCCAGCGTACGTACGTTTATGACATCCGCCCGGACGGATCACTGACGAACAAACGATTGTTCTGCCAAATGGGCTCGGACGGCATGACCATCGACAGCGAAGGCAACGTTTACCTGACCGGCAAGGGCGTGACCGTTTTCGACAAGGCCGGCAACCAAATCGACCACATCGACGTGCCGGAAGAATGGTCGGCCAACGTCTGCTTCGGCGGGAAGCACCGCAGGACGCTCTTCATTACGGCCGGCAAGGGACTCTACGCGGTGAAAATGCGCGTCAAGGGCGTGAACGACAAGGGCGGGAAGTAG